The following coding sequences lie in one Spirosoma sp. KUDC1026 genomic window:
- a CDS encoding DDE-type integrase/transposase/recombinase — translation MPVSPDLVWVSDITYLPLANGEWAYLGSWMDLFSRRIVGWRINANMEDALILVPLRAALQTRQPAAGLIVHSDRGGQYISNEVQELVSLWRIRPSMSRADDPYDNAFAESFWSRLKAELLEGGCFLSVDCLSPLLAGQIF, via the coding sequence TTGCCTGTTTCTCCTGATTTAGTTTGGGTCAGTGACATCACGTACTTGCCCCTGGCCAACGGAGAATGGGCCTATTTGGGGAGTTGGATGGACTTATTTTCGCGCCGAATTGTCGGCTGGCGCATCAATGCCAATATGGAAGATGCCCTGATTTTGGTGCCACTGCGGGCAGCCCTGCAAACCCGTCAGCCAGCCGCTGGCCTTATCGTCCACTCTGATCGGGGTGGTCAATACATCTCCAATGAGGTGCAGGAACTGGTGAGTCTGTGGCGGATCAGGCCCAGCATGAGCCGGGCCGATGACCCTTACGATAATGCGTTTGCAGAGTCGTTTTGGAGCCGCCTAAAGGCGGAGTTATTGGAAGGTGGGTGCTTTTTGAGCGTGGACTGTCTTAGCCCCCTATTAGCTGGACAAATTTTCTGA
- a CDS encoding IS3 family transposase, which yields METLCAVLGVSRTAYYRYKRGQSYQPTAHKQAKKQLVEDVFWAHKRRYGSRRIVAELHEQGHQVGRQQVRSLMKLADLQSIKPKSFVPRTTDMARGTGQTCYSINRCLFLLI from the coding sequence GTGGAAACCCTGTGTGCTGTATTGGGCGTAAGTCGAACAGCTTATTACCGATACAAAAGGGGGCAGAGCTACCAGCCAACAGCTCATAAACAAGCTAAAAAGCAGTTGGTCGAAGACGTGTTTTGGGCGCACAAACGACGCTACGGGAGCCGCAGAATTGTAGCCGAGTTGCACGAGCAGGGCCATCAGGTAGGTCGGCAACAGGTACGATCATTAATGAAACTGGCTGACTTACAGTCAATTAAGCCAAAATCGTTTGTACCACGTACCACCGACATGGCAAGGGGTACTGGCCAAACCTGTTACTCGATCAACCGTTGCCTGTTTCTCCTGATTTAG
- a CDS encoding transposase → MQPKRAPKTRRKYDADFKTEVLKMLDSGQTAAYVANALGVSENLIYRWKSVNQVGKKVVAGQSELIAENQQLKDRVRQLETEREILKKALSIFSRAT, encoded by the coding sequence ATGCAGCCAAAGAGAGCCCCAAAAACACGGCGCAAGTACGATGCCGATTTCAAAACTGAAGTCCTCAAAATGCTCGACAGCGGTCAGACAGCAGCTTATGTCGCCAACGCCCTGGGCGTGTCTGAGAACCTAATCTACCGCTGGAAAAGTGTGAATCAAGTGGGTAAAAAAGTGGTCGCTGGTCAAAGCGAACTGATTGCGGAGAACCAGCAGCTTAAGGATCGGGTACGCCAGTTGGAGACCGAGCGCGAAATCTTAAAAAAAGCCTTGAGCATTTTCAGCCGGGCGACCTGA